In one Bdellovibrio sp. ArHS genomic region, the following are encoded:
- the ilvA gene encoding threonine ammonia-lyase, with protein MKVTFADIQKARELIKDVICSTELSHSVSASKLLNTEMYFKFENTQRTGSFKFRGAYNKISNLTSEEKARGVVASSAGNHAQGVAHSATLAGVKATIVMPENASISKAAATRAYGANVVLKGEIYDEAYEHAQKLEKEHGYTFVHPYQDPYVIAGQGTIGIEVLEKLPDLDSIIVPIGGGGLISGVSLAVKTINPKIRVIGVQSDRSPGMANMFHKEPPLSAHKRAATIADGIAIKNPSVVMYENFISKYVDEVVTVSDDEIAEAIVFLMERAKTVAEGSGAAAMAAAMSRSLNLGKKCCVIVSGGNIDLNIISKIIDRGQILRGRLCELSVIVDDLPGNLSRLTQAIAGQKANILEVRHDRVSQGLSLRETRIDFVLETSSIEHVEKIKRALEDTGAKVIQGS; from the coding sequence ATGAAAGTCACTTTTGCAGATATTCAAAAAGCGCGCGAATTAATCAAAGATGTTATTTGTTCTACGGAGCTCAGTCATTCGGTCAGCGCCAGTAAATTGCTGAACACGGAAATGTACTTTAAATTCGAAAATACCCAGCGCACCGGAAGTTTCAAGTTTCGGGGCGCCTACAACAAGATTTCGAATCTGACTTCTGAAGAAAAAGCCCGAGGTGTGGTGGCCAGTTCGGCTGGAAATCACGCGCAAGGTGTGGCCCATTCGGCGACTTTGGCAGGTGTGAAGGCTACGATCGTGATGCCAGAAAATGCCTCTATCAGCAAAGCCGCAGCGACGCGTGCCTACGGTGCCAACGTAGTTCTTAAAGGCGAAATCTACGACGAAGCCTATGAACATGCCCAGAAGCTTGAAAAAGAACACGGCTACACTTTCGTACACCCTTACCAGGACCCCTATGTGATAGCTGGACAGGGAACCATCGGTATTGAAGTTTTGGAAAAGCTGCCTGACCTAGATAGCATCATTGTGCCTATTGGCGGTGGCGGATTGATTAGCGGTGTTTCTTTAGCCGTTAAAACAATCAATCCGAAGATTCGAGTGATCGGTGTGCAAAGTGATCGCTCACCGGGTATGGCAAATATGTTTCACAAAGAACCACCTTTGTCGGCACATAAAAGAGCGGCGACCATCGCCGATGGCATCGCCATTAAAAATCCCTCGGTCGTGATGTACGAAAACTTTATTTCGAAGTATGTCGACGAAGTAGTGACGGTCAGCGATGACGAAATCGCCGAAGCGATCGTGTTTCTGATGGAGCGGGCAAAGACCGTGGCCGAAGGATCGGGAGCGGCCGCAATGGCGGCAGCTATGTCACGCTCTTTGAATTTGGGTAAGAAGTGTTGCGTGATCGTCAGTGGCGGCAACATTGATCTAAATATCATTTCAAAAATCATCGATCGCGGTCAGATTTTGCGCGGTCGACTGTGTGAGTTGTCGGTGATCGTGGACGATTTGCCAGGAAATCTCAGCCGCTTGACTCAAGCGATCGCCGGACAGAAAGCCAATATTCTAGAAGTTCGCCATGACCGCGTTTCTCAGGGGCTTTCATTGCGAGAAACCCGTATCGATTTCGTCTTAGAGACTTCGAGCATTGAACATGTCGAGAAGATCAAAAGAGCTCTTGAGGACACGGGGGCGAAAGTCATCCAAGGCTCCTAA